The following are encoded together in the Terriglobales bacterium genome:
- a CDS encoding winged helix-turn-helix domain-containing protein → MQPIEGQNAKVPNVVRFGIYEVDLRARELRKGGVRLRVQDQPFKVLAALLEQPGEVITREELRRRLWPEDSFGDFDHALNVAVKKLRDALSDSAENPRFIETLARRGYRFIAPVRMNGNGNGTPSVAAPALSPAVPPATAVPLDRSAAASARRRRFVLPLVVVAALTIMGIANTVMNLNRRARIAPSVRNMTVTRVAPLTSAMGWEIGPRFSPDGKQIAFAWSGDRGEAMAVYVKLLDAGTPVRITPVAEDVRYGLPVWSPDGKFLACLRMQRPPRPPDARPASDDDRRTLLKPPPDLAVYTLPALGGPETRITPVRDLASLAWSPDGRWLLISDSPGDTDPHALYLVSLQTHEKKQLTFPPRGFTGDQNGRFTPDGRFVAFSRTLHSGADDLFIVSVNGGEPRRITFDSLPITGLAFTRDGSEIVYGARWSGASAAVLWRVKVVRGHTPERIPFGDNVSEPDIAPVGERLAYVQHVDSSNIWSYALPGPAGAATPKPGILVGSTRLQVGAQFSPDGKRLVFASDRSGNWEIWAANAEGSSPHQLTSFGGPQTGTPRWSPDGKQIAFDSRPGGHSEIYLINADGGPVRRLTQTKFDSVIPSFSRDGRYVYFSSNRGGTWEIWRQPLDGNDLDAQQITHHGGFGAFESPDGNTLYYSKWEAAGLYARSLNPGHRSLQVAGPRASSTLERAAELRHESVTIERTAEIQHERDGRDERGVRQRRGGEQGQAPIKPIAPAVPRPPLQPNASSHPQVTQSATPTPGANAPPVAPSASDDEVLVIPDLLPRLWGYWAVTEHGIYYVRPAKRKSKEPGHEKEDELYPALALYSFATHKVKDVLAFEKGPRAGPGLAIAPDGRSVAYMQMDRSGADIMVADNFR, encoded by the coding sequence ATGCAGCCAATCGAGGGACAGAACGCCAAGGTGCCCAACGTTGTCCGCTTCGGGATCTACGAGGTTGACCTGCGCGCGCGTGAACTGCGCAAAGGCGGTGTGCGGCTCCGGGTGCAGGACCAGCCGTTCAAGGTGCTGGCGGCGCTGCTGGAGCAGCCCGGCGAGGTCATCACGCGCGAAGAACTGCGCCGGCGCTTGTGGCCGGAAGACAGCTTTGGCGACTTCGACCACGCCCTGAACGTGGCGGTGAAGAAACTGCGCGACGCCCTCAGCGACTCGGCCGAGAACCCGCGCTTCATCGAGACGCTGGCACGGCGCGGCTACCGCTTCATCGCCCCGGTCAGAATGAACGGCAACGGCAACGGGACGCCTTCCGTCGCCGCGCCCGCCCTGTCGCCGGCAGTGCCGCCGGCCACCGCCGTTCCGCTGGACCGATCCGCCGCCGCTTCTGCGCGTCGCCGTCGCTTCGTGCTGCCGCTGGTGGTGGTGGCGGCGTTGACCATCATGGGAATCGCAAATACGGTCATGAATCTGAACCGCCGGGCGCGCATCGCGCCCAGTGTGCGCAACATGACCGTTACGCGGGTGGCGCCGCTTACCAGCGCCATGGGATGGGAGATCGGGCCGCGCTTCTCACCCGACGGCAAGCAGATCGCTTTTGCCTGGTCCGGCGATCGGGGCGAAGCGATGGCGGTTTACGTCAAGCTCCTCGACGCCGGGACGCCGGTGCGCATCACGCCGGTTGCCGAAGACGTCCGCTACGGGCTTCCGGTCTGGTCGCCCGACGGAAAATTCCTCGCCTGCCTGCGCATGCAGCGCCCGCCAAGGCCGCCCGACGCCAGGCCGGCGAGCGACGACGACCGCCGCACGCTGCTCAAGCCGCCGCCCGACCTTGCGGTCTACACGCTGCCGGCGCTGGGCGGGCCGGAGACGCGCATCACGCCGGTGCGCGACCTGGCGTCGCTGGCCTGGTCGCCCGACGGCAGGTGGCTGCTCATCAGCGACAGCCCGGGCGACACCGATCCGCACGCTCTTTACTTGGTGTCGCTGCAAACGCACGAGAAGAAGCAGCTCACGTTTCCGCCGCGCGGCTTCACCGGCGACCAGAACGGACGCTTCACGCCCGACGGCCGGTTCGTCGCCTTCAGCCGCACGCTGCACAGCGGCGCCGACGACCTGTTCATCGTCTCGGTCAACGGCGGTGAACCGCGCCGCATCACCTTCGACTCGCTGCCCATCACCGGCCTGGCATTTACGAGAGACGGCAGCGAAATCGTCTATGGCGCGCGCTGGTCTGGCGCCTCAGCCGCCGTGTTGTGGCGCGTGAAGGTGGTACGCGGCCACACGCCGGAACGGATCCCGTTCGGCGACAACGTGAGCGAACCCGATATCGCCCCCGTCGGCGAACGGCTCGCTTACGTGCAGCACGTGGACAGCTCCAACATCTGGTCGTATGCGCTGCCGGGGCCGGCGGGCGCCGCCACACCTAAGCCGGGCATCCTGGTGGGATCAACACGCCTTCAGGTGGGCGCGCAGTTTTCGCCTGACGGCAAGCGCCTGGTGTTTGCTTCCGACCGCAGCGGCAACTGGGAAATCTGGGCGGCGAACGCCGAGGGTTCGTCGCCGCACCAGCTCACCAGCTTTGGCGGGCCGCAGACCGGCACGCCGCGCTGGTCGCCCGACGGCAAGCAGATCGCCTTCGACTCACGCCCCGGCGGACACTCCGAGATCTACCTCATCAACGCCGATGGCGGTCCGGTGCGGCGGCTGACCCAGACCAAGTTCGACAGCGTGATTCCCAGCTTCTCGCGCGACGGGCGCTACGTGTACTTCAGCTCAAACCGTGGCGGGACGTGGGAGATCTGGCGGCAGCCGCTCGACGGCAACGATCTTGACGCCCAACAGATCACGCACCACGGCGGCTTCGGCGCCTTCGAGTCGCCCGACGGCAACACCTTGTATTACTCCAAGTGGGAGGCGGCCGGGCTCTACGCGCGATCGCTCAATCCGGGCCATCGCTCACTCCAGGTCGCGGGCCCGCGTGCCTCTTCGACGCTCGAGCGCGCCGCCGAGTTGCGCCATGAATCTGTCACGATTGAGCGCACGGCTGAGATACAGCACGAACGCGATGGCCGCGACGAACGCGGCGTGCGGCAACGGCGCGGCGGAGAGCAAGGCCAGGCGCCGATCAAGCCGATCGCGCCCGCCGTCCCAAGGCCGCCCCTTCAGCCGAACGCCTCGTCGCATCCGCAAGTCACGCAATCCGCCACGCCAACGCCCGGCGCAAACGCGCCGCCCGTAGCGCCATCCGCCTCGGACGACGAAGTGCTGGTCATCCCCGATCTGCTGCCTCGGCTCTGGGGATATTGGGCCGTCACCGAACACGGCATCTACTACGTCCGGCCGGCGAAGCGGAAATCGAAAGAACCCGGGCACGAGAAGGAAGACGAACTCTATCCCGCGCTCGCGCTCTACAGCTTTGCCACACACAAGGTGAAGGACGTGCTCGCCTTCGAAAAAGGACCCAGGGCAGGTCCGGGGCTGGCGATCGCGCCCGACGGGCGCAGCGTCGCCTACATGCAGATGGACCGCAGCGGCGCCGACATCATGGTGGCCGACAACTTCCGGTAG
- a CDS encoding carboxypeptidase regulatory-like domain-containing protein, translated as MCLRVFAALCCCLLLLSSVAWSQGVTATIVGTVTDATGAVVPNASVTISNQEKNIVVRTLASGSNGEFSAPLLPLGHYTVTVEAKGFKKFQQSNLELNVGDKVTVNATLSVGATGEVVTVEANPLQVELQNASPAGLISGTQVRELSINNRNYEQLVGLLPGVSYGGQDQIYIGTTNYASGTSNQLLFAINGNRKSQNNWTVDGADNVDRGSNLTLLNYPSVDAIAEFKVTRGDYTAETGRAGGAQINVVTRSGTSSFHGSAYEFFRNDVLNANNYFNKPNPINLTTNIKRPPLRYNNFGYTFGGPVYIPGHYNQEKNKDFFFWSQEWRRIITFGPTQSYLAPTAGELQGVFSAPVCIAFSANPGGTCTATGTTITNINPAAAAYIKDIWSKIPTAASDSSRTIFVGLRSQFFSRQELLRADHVFGPKLSVYFRYLNDSIPTVEPGGLFTGIFIPNYQITSTNSPGRSYIGRGTATFSPTLLLEAGYAYNYGAIVSDPTGLNLKSNSPDVVSAITLPFASTLKRVPSVTISGISTLTGFGEYRDFNRNHSAYVNMTKVSGSHTMKYGVTYYHYNKDENSAGNNVGSFSFNTANGQPTNLGNSTAQRMWANFLLGRASSFSQASVDLRADIISQQVEAFAQDEWRVRRNFTLTYGLRYSYFGQPTDGLGRLTSFLPSAYKAANAPQLTPQGNLVLGTGDPLNGIILNGVTSPFGDAVSNSNKKNFAPRLGFSWDPWSNGKTAVRGGYGLYYDVYSYSQAENDIFTNPPFVQSPSTPATLFTNPAAAGFNISATTPNGIRAMPSVSHQPYVQQISLGVQREITRGWFGDVSYVYTKGTHLVGRLDINEVPLGAAVAQGLVPAGSINTTSNNPILNFARPFRGYGAINSIQTIYGSNYNALQAQLQKRFKGDSLINVSYTWSHGLTDAQQDTSAPQNSYDVRAEYGNSELDRTHVFSANWVYELPFMRSQQGFAGHLIGGWEVSGILAMNAGLPLTITTSGVDPGNQGILGASFSAPRPDMIGDPNGAKTITSWFNQAAFAPAPSGRPGNAGRGVVRGPGFSRTDLSLFKNIRINESIKFQFRAEAFNVWNHTNYNAVGTTFTTTSTFGKVTSARDPRLLQLGLKFYF; from the coding sequence ATGTGTTTGAGAGTTTTTGCAGCTCTGTGCTGCTGCCTTCTGCTGCTCTCCAGTGTTGCCTGGTCACAGGGCGTGACCGCGACGATCGTGGGCACGGTGACCGATGCCACGGGCGCGGTGGTTCCGAACGCCAGTGTCACCATCAGCAACCAAGAAAAGAACATTGTCGTGCGAACGCTCGCGAGCGGTAGCAACGGCGAGTTTTCCGCTCCCTTGCTTCCGCTGGGTCACTACACGGTGACGGTCGAAGCCAAAGGCTTCAAGAAGTTCCAGCAGTCGAACCTGGAGCTGAACGTGGGCGACAAAGTGACCGTCAACGCCACGCTCTCGGTCGGCGCCACCGGCGAAGTGGTGACCGTCGAGGCCAATCCCCTCCAGGTGGAACTGCAGAACGCCAGCCCGGCCGGCTTGATCAGCGGCACGCAGGTTCGCGAGCTCTCCATCAATAATCGCAACTACGAGCAGCTGGTGGGGCTGCTGCCGGGCGTGAGCTACGGCGGGCAGGACCAGATTTACATCGGCACCACGAACTATGCATCGGGCACGTCGAACCAGCTGCTGTTCGCGATTAACGGCAACCGCAAGAGCCAGAACAACTGGACGGTGGATGGCGCCGACAACGTGGACCGTGGTTCCAACCTCACGCTGCTCAACTATCCCAGCGTGGATGCCATTGCCGAATTCAAGGTGACTCGCGGCGACTACACGGCTGAAACCGGACGCGCCGGCGGCGCGCAGATCAACGTGGTCACGCGCTCCGGGACGAGCTCGTTCCACGGAAGCGCCTACGAGTTCTTCCGCAACGACGTGCTGAACGCGAACAATTATTTCAACAAGCCCAACCCCATCAACCTGACCACCAACATTAAGCGTCCGCCGCTGCGCTACAACAACTTCGGCTACACGTTCGGCGGACCCGTTTACATTCCGGGACACTACAACCAGGAAAAGAACAAGGACTTCTTCTTCTGGTCCCAGGAGTGGCGGCGCATCATCACCTTCGGCCCCACGCAGAGCTACCTGGCGCCGACCGCGGGCGAATTGCAGGGCGTGTTCAGCGCGCCGGTGTGCATCGCCTTCTCGGCGAACCCGGGCGGCACCTGCACGGCGACCGGCACCACCATCACCAACATCAATCCCGCGGCGGCCGCGTACATCAAGGACATCTGGTCGAAAATTCCGACGGCGGCCAGCGATTCCAGCCGCACCATCTTCGTCGGCTTGCGGAGCCAGTTCTTCTCGCGACAGGAGTTGCTGCGGGCTGATCATGTGTTCGGTCCGAAGCTCTCGGTGTACTTCCGCTACCTGAACGACTCGATCCCAACCGTCGAACCCGGCGGCCTGTTCACCGGCATCTTCATTCCGAATTACCAGATCACAAGCACGAACTCGCCGGGCCGCAGCTACATCGGCCGCGGCACGGCGACGTTCTCGCCGACCCTGTTGCTGGAAGCCGGCTACGCCTACAACTACGGCGCCATCGTCAGCGATCCGACGGGCCTGAACCTGAAATCGAATTCACCTGACGTGGTCTCGGCCATCACGCTGCCGTTCGCGTCCACGCTCAAGCGCGTGCCCAGCGTGACCATCAGCGGGATCTCCACGCTGACCGGTTTCGGCGAATATCGCGACTTCAACCGCAACCACTCAGCCTACGTCAATATGACGAAGGTCTCCGGCAGCCACACCATGAAGTACGGCGTGACCTACTACCACTACAACAAGGACGAAAACAGCGCCGGCAACAACGTGGGCAGCTTCAGCTTCAACACCGCCAACGGTCAGCCCACCAACCTGGGCAACTCGACGGCGCAACGCATGTGGGCGAACTTCCTGCTCGGCCGCGCTTCGTCGTTCTCACAGGCGTCGGTTGACTTGCGTGCCGACATCATTTCGCAGCAGGTTGAAGCGTTTGCTCAGGACGAATGGCGGGTGCGGCGCAATTTCACCCTCACCTACGGCCTGCGTTATTCCTACTTCGGACAGCCAACTGACGGCCTGGGCCGGCTGACCAGCTTCCTGCCTTCGGCCTACAAGGCGGCCAACGCGCCGCAGCTGACGCCGCAGGGCAACCTGGTGCTGGGCACGGGCGATCCGTTGAACGGCATCATCCTGAACGGCGTCACCAGCCCGTTCGGCGATGCCGTCTCCAACTCCAACAAGAAGAACTTCGCCCCGCGGCTGGGCTTCTCCTGGGACCCGTGGAGCAACGGCAAGACGGCGGTCCGCGGCGGATACGGCCTCTACTACGACGTGTACTCGTACAGCCAGGCGGAGAACGACATCTTCACCAATCCTCCGTTTGTGCAGAGCCCGAGCACGCCGGCGACTCTGTTCACCAACCCGGCGGCGGCGGGCTTCAACATCAGCGCGACGACGCCCAACGGCATCCGCGCCATGCCCAGTGTGTCGCATCAGCCGTACGTCCAGCAGATCAGCCTGGGCGTGCAGCGTGAGATTACACGCGGATGGTTTGGCGACGTGAGCTACGTCTACACCAAGGGCACGCACCTGGTGGGCCGCCTCGACATCAACGAGGTCCCGCTCGGCGCGGCCGTGGCCCAGGGCCTGGTTCCGGCAGGGAGCATCAACACCACGTCGAACAACCCGATCCTGAACTTCGCCCGTCCGTTCCGTGGATATGGCGCCATCAACTCCATCCAGACCATCTACGGGTCGAACTACAACGCGCTCCAGGCGCAGTTGCAGAAGCGCTTCAAGGGCGACTCACTCATCAACGTGAGCTACACCTGGTCGCACGGCCTGACCGACGCGCAGCAGGACACCAGCGCGCCACAGAATAGCTACGACGTGCGCGCCGAGTACGGCAACAGCGAACTTGACCGCACGCACGTGTTCTCGGCCAACTGGGTGTATGAACTGCCCTTCATGCGCTCGCAACAGGGCTTCGCCGGACACCTGATCGGCGGCTGGGAAGTCAGCGGCATCCTGGCGATGAACGCCGGGCTCCCGCTCACCATCACCACCAGCGGCGTGGATCCGGGCAACCAGGGCATTCTGGGCGCCAGCTTCTCCGCGCCGCGGCCGGACATGATTGGCGATCCCAATGGCGCCAAGACGATCACGTCGTGGTTCAACCAGGCGGCGTTCGCGCCGGCCCCATCGGGCCGTCCCGGCAACGCCGGCCGTGGCGTGGTTCGCGGGCCGGGCTTCTCGCGCACCGACCTCTCGCTCTTCAAGAACATCCGCATCAATGAATCGATCAAGTTCCAGTTCCGTGCTGAGGCTTTCAACGTCTGGAACCACACGAACTACAACGCCGTCGGCACCACGTTCACAACCACCAGCACGTTCGGCAAGGTGACTTCGGCACGTGATCCGCGCCTACTGCAACTCGGCCTGAAGTTCTACTTCTAA
- a CDS encoding glycosyl hydrolase family 2: protein MSCAVVSAFVLFSVAAHAGERTYLREGWQIQSSCRVGEKGETISTIAFKPQGWIPATVPTTVLAAQIKAGVFDSVFDAKNKDPYFGMNLRQVPGTTYPIGKMFANLPMPVDSPYACSWWYRTEFGRPKTRAGSPASPQATQFWLHFAGIGFRGNVWLNGKKIADAKDVAGTWREFEFNITSDLVSGGNVLAVEVFAQEDDDLGITFVDWNPMPPDKDMGLWRPVWVEKTGPVRVRNGFVSSRISADLRTVDLSASVELTNASNHRVRGILVETVERRQTRQARKAAPIELAPRETRVVHTDLLLHLGDAQLWWPYGMGPQSLNKATFEFGAGPSAVSDAQVVPFAIRSVTSELTADGHRLFKINGKPFLVRGGGWTPDMMLRSSPERLQAEFNYVRDMGLNTIRLEGKLESDEFFETADRMGIMVMPGWCCCDHWEHWKNWKPEDYEIAAASLEDQTKRLRNHPSVLAWLYGSDNPPPPDVEKRYLAVFDKVQWPNPVLSSATAKPTSVTGPSGVKMAGPYDFVPPNYWLLDTAKYGGAYGFATEIGPGPAIPPVESLRKFLPADHLWPVDEVWNFHAGGGTFKNLDLYNRSLAARYGEPKSLRDYERKSQAAAYDGERAMFEAYTRNRYRSTGVIAWMLNNAWPSTIWHLYDYFLQPAGGYFGTKKANERVHAIYGYDDGSVTVSNMTNVAQRGLKLRARVLNFDMKTKFEREVAVNVTADATERALVIPPLPDITPVYFVDLRLVEASGREVSNNFYWLSKQPDVLQWEKSTYYHTPQSQYADLTALQSLPKVKLEVNGRVEGGTARVTVRNPSPHLAFMVRVRAVDPATGDDVLPVLWSDNYFSLLPGEKREAIATFGANALTGKKPVVKIEGWNVE, encoded by the coding sequence GTGAGCTGCGCGGTCGTTTCGGCATTCGTGCTGTTCAGTGTGGCGGCGCATGCCGGTGAGCGCACCTACCTGCGCGAGGGCTGGCAGATTCAGTCTTCGTGCAGGGTTGGCGAAAAGGGCGAGACCATCTCGACCATCGCGTTCAAGCCGCAGGGCTGGATTCCGGCGACGGTGCCGACCACGGTGCTTGCGGCGCAAATAAAGGCGGGCGTGTTCGATTCGGTTTTCGACGCGAAGAACAAAGACCCATACTTCGGGATGAACCTGCGGCAGGTTCCGGGGACGACGTATCCCATCGGCAAGATGTTCGCAAATTTGCCGATGCCGGTGGACTCACCCTATGCGTGCTCGTGGTGGTATCGGACGGAGTTTGGGCGGCCAAAAACGCGGGCGGGGTCGCCCGCGTCCCCACAAGCGACGCAGTTCTGGCTTCATTTTGCAGGTATCGGGTTTCGCGGCAACGTGTGGCTGAACGGAAAAAAGATCGCCGACGCGAAAGATGTGGCCGGCACCTGGCGTGAATTTGAGTTCAACATTACGAGCGATCTGGTGAGTGGCGGCAATGTTCTTGCGGTTGAAGTCTTCGCACAAGAGGACGACGACCTGGGCATCACCTTCGTGGACTGGAATCCGATGCCGCCGGACAAAGACATGGGGCTGTGGCGGCCGGTGTGGGTGGAGAAGACGGGGCCGGTGCGTGTGCGCAACGGATTTGTGAGCAGCCGAATATCGGCCGATCTCAGGACTGTGGATTTGAGCGCGTCTGTCGAACTTACAAACGCTTCCAACCATCGCGTGCGAGGCATTCTGGTGGAAACCGTGGAGCGACGCCAGACGCGTCAAGCGCGAAAAGCTGCTCCCATCGAGCTGGCGCCGCGGGAAACTCGCGTGGTGCACACGGACCTGCTGTTGCATCTGGGAGACGCGCAACTTTGGTGGCCATACGGCATGGGACCACAGAGCCTGAACAAGGCCACCTTTGAGTTTGGGGCAGGTCCTTCGGCGGTTTCCGACGCGCAGGTGGTTCCGTTCGCCATCCGCTCCGTCACCTCCGAACTCACAGCCGACGGGCATCGGCTGTTCAAGATCAACGGCAAGCCCTTCCTCGTCCGCGGCGGTGGGTGGACGCCGGACATGATGCTGCGCTCGTCTCCCGAGCGCCTCCAGGCCGAGTTCAACTACGTGCGCGACATGGGGCTGAACACGATCCGGCTGGAGGGCAAGCTCGAGTCTGACGAGTTCTTCGAGACGGCCGACCGCATGGGCATCATGGTGATGCCCGGGTGGTGCTGCTGCGATCACTGGGAGCACTGGAAGAACTGGAAACCGGAGGACTACGAGATCGCGGCCGCGTCGCTGGAAGACCAGACAAAGCGGTTGCGGAATCATCCCAGCGTGCTGGCGTGGCTCTACGGCAGCGACAATCCGCCGCCCCCGGATGTCGAAAAACGCTATCTCGCCGTCTTCGACAAGGTGCAGTGGCCGAATCCGGTCTTGTCATCCGCCACGGCGAAGCCCACCAGCGTCACCGGCCCGAGCGGCGTGAAGATGGCAGGGCCCTATGACTTTGTCCCGCCGAATTACTGGCTGCTGGATACGGCGAAGTACGGAGGAGCCTACGGCTTCGCGACCGAAATCGGCCCCGGTCCGGCGATTCCGCCTGTTGAGAGCCTGCGCAAGTTTCTGCCCGCCGACCATCTGTGGCCGGTGGACGAGGTGTGGAACTTCCACGCCGGCGGAGGCACGTTCAAGAACCTCGATCTCTACAACCGGTCCCTGGCCGCCCGCTATGGCGAACCGAAGTCGCTGCGCGACTACGAGCGCAAGTCGCAAGCGGCGGCCTACGACGGCGAGCGGGCGATGTTCGAGGCCTACACACGCAACCGCTATCGCTCCACCGGCGTGATCGCATGGATGCTGAACAACGCCTGGCCTTCGACCATCTGGCACCTGTACGACTACTTCCTTCAGCCGGCAGGCGGGTACTTCGGAACGAAGAAGGCGAACGAGCGGGTGCACGCCATCTACGGCTACGACGACGGCAGCGTCACGGTAAGCAACATGACCAATGTCGCGCAGCGCGGTTTGAAGCTGCGGGCGCGCGTCTTAAATTTCGACATGAAGACGAAGTTCGAGCGCGAGGTGGCGGTGAACGTGACTGCCGACGCGACAGAGCGCGCCTTGGTCATTCCGCCGTTGCCCGACATCACGCCGGTTTACTTCGTCGATTTGAGGCTGGTGGAGGCGAGCGGCCGCGAGGTTAGCAACAACTTTTATTGGCTATCGAAGCAGCCGGACGTTTTGCAGTGGGAGAAGTCCACGTACTACCACACGCCGCAGTCGCAGTACGCGGACCTGACCGCATTGCAGTCGCTGCCGAAGGTGAAGCTGGAAGTGAACGGCCGGGTGGAGGGTGGCACGGCGCGGGTGACGGTGCGGAATCCGTCGCCGCATTTGGCGTTCATGGTTCGGGTACGCGCGGTCGATCCGGCGACGGGCGACGATGTCTTGCCGGTGCTGTGGAGCGACAATTATTTTTCGCTGCTCCCGGGCGAGAAGCGCGAGGCCATCGCTACCTTCGGAGCAAACGCGCTCACGGGAAAAAAGCCGGTCGTGAAGATCGAAGGTTGGAATGTTGAGTAG
- a CDS encoding APC family permease → MATTQSSPEPRRGFGLLHATALNMSNVVGVGPFITIPLMLASMGGPQVLLGWILGALLAACDGQVWSELGAAWPGSGGSYRYLREAYGPQGAGRLMAFLFIWAFVLSGPMEIASGMIGFSKYATYLVPTMTGMEQKLLAASVGVVALGLLYRKITGVAHITITLWAGTVATMLAIIIAGVPHFDPKLAFSFPPGAFTFSRGFFLGLGSAMLIAMYDYVGYYDVCYIADEVRDPVRTIPRSILYCVIATATGYLIIETVIIGVVPWRQAMQSQFVVSDFMQRLHGHAAAVAITAAILWTAFAAVFAVLLGYSHIPYAAARDGYFFKPFARLHPTKHFPHVSLLVLSGVTISAAFLELDVVISALITTRVLVQFLAQIVALPLMRRRLPPEQRPYKMWLYPAPAVVAFLGWSYIFLTSGWKYIAAGLVTLLAGVVVFFWHARRNATWPFERA, encoded by the coding sequence TTGGCCACCACTCAATCTTCTCCCGAGCCCAGGCGCGGGTTCGGATTGCTGCACGCCACCGCGCTGAACATGTCGAACGTGGTGGGCGTCGGGCCCTTCATCACCATTCCTCTCATGCTGGCCAGCATGGGCGGCCCGCAGGTACTGCTCGGATGGATCCTGGGCGCCTTACTGGCCGCCTGCGACGGGCAGGTGTGGAGCGAGCTTGGCGCCGCCTGGCCGGGATCGGGCGGCAGCTATCGCTACCTGCGCGAGGCCTACGGCCCCCAGGGCGCGGGACGCCTGATGGCCTTCCTCTTCATATGGGCGTTCGTGCTGAGCGGTCCCATGGAGATCGCCAGCGGCATGATCGGCTTCTCCAAGTACGCGACCTACCTGGTGCCGACCATGACCGGGATGGAGCAGAAGTTGCTCGCCGCCTCCGTCGGCGTGGTCGCGCTCGGGCTGCTCTACCGCAAGATCACCGGCGTGGCCCATATCACGATTACGCTTTGGGCCGGCACGGTGGCCACCATGCTGGCCATCATCATCGCCGGCGTGCCGCATTTCGATCCCAAGCTCGCCTTCAGCTTTCCGCCGGGCGCGTTCACCTTCTCGCGCGGGTTCTTTCTAGGTCTGGGCAGCGCCATGCTCATCGCCATGTACGACTACGTCGGCTACTACGACGTGTGCTACATCGCCGACGAAGTGCGCGACCCGGTGCGCACCATCCCGCGCTCCATTCTTTATTGCGTGATCGCCACCGCCACCGGCTACCTGATCATCGAGACGGTCATCATCGGGGTAGTGCCGTGGCGCCAGGCGATGCAGTCGCAGTTCGTCGTCTCCGACTTCATGCAGCGCCTGCACGGCCACGCCGCCGCCGTCGCCATCACGGCTGCGATCCTGTGGACGGCGTTCGCCGCCGTCTTCGCGGTGCTGCTCGGCTACTCGCATATTCCCTACGCCGCCGCGCGCGACGGATACTTCTTCAAGCCGTTTGCCCGGCTCCACCCCACCAAGCATTTTCCCCACGTCTCGCTGCTGGTGCTCTCCGGCGTCACGATTTCAGCGGCATTCCTTGAGCTTGACGTGGTCATCAGCGCGCTCATCACCACGCGAGTGCTGGTGCAGTTCCTGGCGCAGATCGTGGCGCTGCCGCTCATGCGCCGCCGCCTGCCGCCCGAGCAGCGTCCCTACAAGATGTGGCTGTATCCGGCGCCGGCCGTGGTCGCGTTCCTGGGCTGGAGCTACATCTTCCTTACATCAGGATGGAAGTACATCGCGGCAGGCCTGGTCACGCTGCTGGCCGGCGTGGTGGTGTTCTTCTGGCACGCCAGGCGCAATGCGACGTGGCCGTTCGAAAGGGCCTAG